Below is a genomic region from Choristoneura fumiferana chromosome 30, NRCan_CFum_1, whole genome shotgun sequence.
atttttattcatactcgtataagttatgaaataaacgaccaagtgtttttaatcatttattcattaaagggTCTCTTTccattaaattatatttgaataaaattttgaacatggagCTATTATTGCAAAGGTTAGAAAACTTTCCCTTAGACGAGAGTGGTACACCATGACCATTTCTTTACGTGAACAAGCAGAATATAATATATTCGATCGATgagtatggtcaaaatgtctttcaCATACGCGTATCAACAACAGTTGACTCTTGGTTAAAGCCAGCAAATAAGGGCTAGTCGGTACTAGCACGAATCCAAAGATTATGTAAATAGTCTTTTTTGGGCATGTAAAAATAGTTTATCAGTGGCACTTGTTGAATTACatcaacaacacaacacttgaATTTTGCAATATTGGAAGTCAGTAGAATATCACTCGCACTAAAACACTACCGCAagtagagtattgtattgttaaacagAGGAGGATGGCTACTCATGGAACTAACAACTCGACCAAAGGAGGACATCGCAATAGAATACCCGCACTCACTCAATGTTTAAACACAATGACGGGTAAGGACATGACAGCAAAGAAATGGCGGCGGTCCACAGATTGTAATAATATCATACAAATGGCAGCGCTACAACGTCGATGAATGAAACTACCTGTCAGGCCCCTGCGTGTATCTTTGTGAACCATACTGCGTGTATACAAAGAActgggtcggtatttccatgtcggtgttatccgggctgggaaagagtgtcactcACTCGAGAAACTTTCGCCGTCTGTCACTTCTGTCAGTCGGGTCCTGATTGGGCACACACAATCTGTATAATTTAGTATCTAAACTAAAATGATTATTTGCGAAAGTAAAGTATTCATCAAGACCTTTCTCCACTTCCTTTTGTATAGTTTTCATTTTCAAGTCAGTTTTTAACTGACTACTTATAGTAGTCTGGGATAGTAGTTGTTGTGTGTCGTTCTGTGATTAACATAAGATCGATCGATTGTGGGGTTTCTACCCAAGAGCCCAAAACGCGCAACTTTCTCTGCCGTAGAAGATCTAAAGTATGTCTCCACTTATCCAACTCCCAAATTCGACATTCGTGTGACCGCACCGATCGATGGGGTCATTATTGtcccaaaaatttaattgattttattgctaaatatttatcattttgTTTACAATGAGTGCAGCTAGAGTAACTTTATTCAGCCAATCTATATGCGTAACATGTTTGAGTCGAGACAGAAACCTGTTTCCTGTAAATGATTCTAAATCTCATGCTTCGTTTTTGAACGTAAGTTTCTTTACATTCTTTGCATGAACCCTATAGTAAAGTGCTGGCTAATAGATTTATTTATGAGCAAATTTATAAGTCTAAAGTAGCACTGGGCTACACTACTCTTAAAAGTACGTAACTACAAAAATTATACACAAAGAAGAAAGGCTGGCCAATCAACGCACTGGTTGGCAAATATTAATTCCTTGGTGGGCTACTTGGTGGCCCGCAGGCCTGAGTTCGGCTAGCTTTGCTACTGTAGCCAggggccgtctttcacctattagaggccctgggcacaacatgctgcattcaggaagcctgattttcaggcgagaggAGTAGCTATCAGTTATCatttggtaatggagtagggacTAGGGGCCCCAATGCATTgcggggccctgggcacatGCCCAATGTGCTTagtggggaagaggggcctgATTGTAGCTAGTGCTTTTGTAAGACCAATTTTAATGGCATTATTataagtgaatgattacacacaaaATAGGCGCACTAAGTGTTCTAGTTGCGGAAAGCAGCCCACTACTGCCTAGTGAATGATTACTGTACCTTTTGGTTTCTTCACAAATTCACTaagcttgtttaaaaaaaaaaagttatgaattttctgaattattaaatagtaaatcAGGCAGTTACTCTGTTAATATTGTGTTGAATGGTTTGGTCTATTCATCTTTGTccatagggttttttttttcttattttgcaTGGGACCCAAATCTCTAAGAACTGTTCTTCCCAAGTCTGAGGTACGAACACATTCCAGTCCATAGGGTAGAGACACATTGTATGAACCCTGGGTATGTAAgctatatactaatattataaagatacAAAGTTTGCGAGGTTGTATTGGGGTAATCTCTGCATatactgaaccgattaagatgaaatcaGGTACACAGATAGTCctagggaaggacataggatagttttatctcagaaaattgcagttttcatgggatagcaataaatgaaGTCTATGCAGGCAGAGCCGCAGGCAccagctagtaaaatataaagtgTTTTGTGTTTTACAGCTATCTGAAGATGATAAGTTATGCTGGGAGTGCCACTTCTTCGTGCGGAAGGTAGCAGCGTTCCAGAGCCGGGCTGCGAGGGCACAGGCTCTCCTGGCCAACGCGCTGCACCAAACTAATGTTAGTATTATGGAGCATGGTCTTTTTGTGGAAAATTATCTTTTAAAGTTATAACTAATAGAATTGGTCATTACTTTGTAAAAGTCTGTATCTgttgactaaaaaaaaataaggatacAACACAATTCAATATTCAATGTCTATTGAACAACAGATAaataaccattaaaaaaaacacataaaataatacattagaCATAGGGGCGTTCAAGTAATAGTAACGCAATTTTTGGCGATTTTTGACCTATTTTGTACCTTGCTATTTATACACAATATCAAATGTCATTAATCAACTTCTGCTTCTGAGCTTACATTTTACTGCTGATCAGGAATTTTATCAAACAAGAAAACTGTTGTTTAATCATATATACTTTATATCTCTTTCTCTTTCTCACTCATATAGGTACCATTTACAAACTAGTGTCGAAATTTTAGGTTGCCAGCATCAACAGTCTCTCGAGTCTAATAATGACCCCAATACATTTGGAGATAATGGAGACCTCAGACCCATTGGAAGTAGAAATAAGTATCAAGTCAGAAATTATAAAAGAAGAATGTGAAAACACATTATACGGCTGTCCTACTGAAGACACTTGTAACATTGATAATGTACCTTCTGATGAATTTTTTGAAGAAATAGGTGATGAAAGTTCTTTACCAGTTTTAAATAATCAGACTGAAGCAAAAGGTGATGAGGCGACCTGCGGTGAAGCAATGGGtgatgacgatgacgatgacAATGCTAGTTTGAAGTCCTTgctgaataaaaaaagtaagttgTATCTTATGATTTTATGGGAAACCCTTTAAATCGTTCTAATGCAAAGTGGAGGCTTTCTCACACAAATCAGATGGCTAAGTCaatttgtacaatttttttgttaagtgtTGCAAACgcaactgtttttattttgtcatttatgttttaaaattacttaagctGTAAAGTAAAATCAAAACGTCTCAGAGGTCATGACGTTAAAATATTGACCGATCACAGCTTCGCATGTACTAGAATATAAAGCTATGTAACCGTCAAGACTCATTTTTAGGCACTTTCCTATGTACACCAGCTACCTCCGAAATTATACTTACAGTCTAATCTTTATCGAAGTTTTATTCAAGCATCGCTTGAAAACCCTCTACTTCAGCAGCCTCGGTTTCGGCAGCTACAACTTGCAATGTTAATAAGTATTAGTACTtagtacagatctattgaatattGTTTTTCCATAGTATTTGGTTGCATAAGTTTCGTATTATCTTGCTTTCtctataaatacgaacttttccgacaaaatacgatggaaaaacattactCACTACATTTGTACTGTAACATTGGGGTCATGTGTCTTGATGTATGTGTGAGATgtcagttttaaattttattatattatattttgcaaGGCAGTTTGCCTATCTATAGAATAGCATTACAGAAAAACATTTCCTTCTTTTTGAAGATGGCCACACAGTaacttgttataaaataaattgtataaaataaacttgtatAAACTGTTTCAAATCATCATTCCAACTTTGTTCTAAATATTTTCAGATTTGCTGAAGAAATCACAGGAGCACCTacctaagtacagtcagcaccaAGGAGATGAACCTTCGTGCAGCCAGATGTTCGATCAGCGGTTTGAGGCCAGGAGTTGCTTCGTTGGACTCAAACACATTCCTCTGAGCGACGAGCAACTTCCAAGTTACACTATACCTGTGATCTTTGATTGTAATCTCAAACACCAGCAAGTTAGCCCACAAGAAACACCTCACAGCAGCCACGTTCGTACCATGCAAACACAAGTGGCCCATAAAACTCATACTTGCAATACTTGTGGCAaacattttaatgttaaatCAGAATTGAAAAAGCATGTTAAGGTACACACAAGTGAAAAACCATTCAATTGTGAAATATGTCATAAACGGTTTAGTGTTAAGTCATCTTGGGTAGTTCACTTACGAAGGAAACACACAGATGAGAATCCATTCAGTTGTGACATATGTGGCAAGAGGTTTAATGAAAACTCGTTCTTGATAACTCACTTACAGAGAATACACTCGGGTGAGAAACCATTCAGTTGTGACACATGTGACATGAGGTTCAGTCAGAAGTCGTCCTTGACAACTCATCTACAAATACACACAGGTGATAAATCATTCAGTTGCCATATATGTAATGAACGGTTTGCACAAAAAACGCGCTTGACTAGTCACCTTAGTACACACTCCAGTGAGACACTGTACAGTTGCACTATATGTGACAAGCGCTTCATTCTAAAGTCAGCCTTGAAAGCCCACTTAAGAAAAACTCATGCAAGTGACAAACCACTCAGTTGTGAAACATGTTATAAACAGTTTACAGAAAGACGTGCCTTGTCTTGTCATATTCGAGTTACACACAAAGATGTGAAATCATTCTGTTGCGATGTGTGCCAAACATGGTTTAAACATAAATGGCATTTGGTAGATCACATGCGAATACACATGGGTGAGAAACCATTCTGTTGCGATGTGTGCGGCAAACGGTTCGCCCGGAAATCGCACTTAGTTGCTCACACGCGAACACATACCGGCGAAAGACCGTATCGCTGCGATGTGTGCGGCAAACAGTTTGCACGGAAGCCAAATTTGAATAGCCATTTACGAATACACTCAGGTCTGAAATCAAGAGCATAGCATAAGATGATGTGACGAATATAACAACACCTAAATAATTGAATAGTTCCCtaggaaacaaaaaaaaaaactgagcaaCAAAAATCTGGCTCTCAAATGTGCAAAtaattagtacattgtgtctttagGGCGGTAAgtgaggaattacgaacgagagtctattagaagcccgaataaataactttctgcttggtgcaacaatctactattaattttgTGTGCAGAGTGGGCCGTGTTAACATTTATTCCTTGTATAGGGAGGAATGTCTTTTGTTCCTCACTTGTAACAGatctagtttaaaaataatattaaacgtATTTGTGGATTGAGGCGAAGAAAATACTTTACTTCTGTAAATAATACTAAGCACGcatcaaaattttattgttaataaatatacctatttgtATCATCCCCTTTGTTGTTTCATTGATGATGATGTGTAATTACTTATGGTAATTACTaattacagatgtgcaagttgcagaaagtttccaaaaagttgggaaagttctcagaaatttctggaaattttcacaagaaatataggaaatttaaataagtttcaacccccatacaaaattgtgagaaattTCGGAAATTTTTCTATTCCGGAATTTGTCATTTCTGCAATTTtcgaaagtttcctttggcacatctgATGTTTAATTTACTACTGCAACCACTGCAACGCATCGCACTTAGTTTGCGTACACATACAATATTATTggatttgtttaatttaataattgtttt
It encodes:
- the LOC141444883 gene encoding uncharacterized protein isoform X3, which translates into the protein MTPIHLEIMETSDPLEVEISIKSEIIKEECENTLYGCPTEDTCNIDNVPSDEFFEEIGDESSLPVLNNQTEAKGDEATCGEAMGDDDDDDNASLKSLLNKKNLLKKSQEHLPKYSQHQGDEPSCSQMFDQRFEARSCFVGLKHIPLSDEQLPSYTIPVIFDCNLKHQQVSPQETPHSSHVRTMQTQVAHKTHTCNTCGKHFNVKSELKKHVKVHTSEKPFNCEICHKRFSVKSSWVVHLRRKHTDENPFSCDICGKRFNENSFLITHLQRIHSGEKPFSCDTCDMRFSQKSSLTTHLQIHTGDKSFSCHICNERFAQKTRLTSHLSTHSSETLYSCTICDKRFILKSALKAHLRKTHASDKPLSCETCYKQFTERRALSCHIRVTHKDVKSFCCDVCQTWFKHKWHLVDHMRIHMGEKPFCCDVCGKRFARKSHLVAHTRTHTGERPYRCDVCGKQFARKPNLNSHLRIHSGLKSRA
- the LOC141444883 gene encoding uncharacterized protein isoform X2, which produces MGPKSLRTVLPKSELSEDDKLCWECHFFVRKVAAFQSRAARAQALLANALHQTNVASINSLSSLIMTPIHLEIMETSDPLEVEISIKSEIIKEECENTLYGCPTEDTCNIDNVPSDEFFEEIGDESSLPVLNNQTEAKGDEATCGEAMGDDDDDDNASLKSLLNKKNLLKKSQEHLPKYSQHQGDEPSCSQMFDQRFEARSCFVGLKHIPLSDEQLPSYTIPVIFDCNLKHQQVSPQETPHSSHVRTMQTQVAHKTHTCNTCGKHFNVKSELKKHVKVHTSEKPFNCEICHKRFSVKSSWVVHLRRKHTDENPFSCDICGKRFNENSFLITHLQRIHSGEKPFSCDTCDMRFSQKSSLTTHLQIHTGDKSFSCHICNERFAQKTRLTSHLSTHSSETLYSCTICDKRFILKSALKAHLRKTHASDKPLSCETCYKQFTERRALSCHIRVTHKDVKSFCCDVCQTWFKHKWHLVDHMRIHMGEKPFCCDVCGKRFARKSHLVAHTRTHTGERPYRCDVCGKQFARKPNLNSHLRIHSGLKSRA
- the LOC141444883 gene encoding uncharacterized protein isoform X1 translates to MSAARVTLFSQSICVTCLSRDRNLFPVNDSKSHASFLNLSEDDKLCWECHFFVRKVAAFQSRAARAQALLANALHQTNVASINSLSSLIMTPIHLEIMETSDPLEVEISIKSEIIKEECENTLYGCPTEDTCNIDNVPSDEFFEEIGDESSLPVLNNQTEAKGDEATCGEAMGDDDDDDNASLKSLLNKKNLLKKSQEHLPKYSQHQGDEPSCSQMFDQRFEARSCFVGLKHIPLSDEQLPSYTIPVIFDCNLKHQQVSPQETPHSSHVRTMQTQVAHKTHTCNTCGKHFNVKSELKKHVKVHTSEKPFNCEICHKRFSVKSSWVVHLRRKHTDENPFSCDICGKRFNENSFLITHLQRIHSGEKPFSCDTCDMRFSQKSSLTTHLQIHTGDKSFSCHICNERFAQKTRLTSHLSTHSSETLYSCTICDKRFILKSALKAHLRKTHASDKPLSCETCYKQFTERRALSCHIRVTHKDVKSFCCDVCQTWFKHKWHLVDHMRIHMGEKPFCCDVCGKRFARKSHLVAHTRTHTGERPYRCDVCGKQFARKPNLNSHLRIHSGLKSRA